From Desmodus rotundus isolate HL8 chromosome 12, HLdesRot8A.1, whole genome shotgun sequence, one genomic window encodes:
- the LOC128779635 gene encoding vomeronasal type-1 receptor 4-like, whose product MATSDWEIGIMFLLQTLFGILGNFSLLYHYLFLHLTEYRLRPADLIHRHLTVANSLVILSKAVPETMAAFGLKHFLGDIGCKLVFYIYSVSREVSVGTTCLLSVLQAITISPTNSRWAPLKAKAAKHMGTSAFFCWALHMMINSMVPVYVTGKLNNKNITKRRDYGYCSSVLHERIAKSLYIVYLVLGLFHDVFCLGLMIWASVSIALILYRHKQQVGYIHSNSLSPRSSESRGTQSILVLVSTFVSFYSLSSTFHICSALFNRPSLWLVKSTTLLAVCFPAVSPYVLMSHDSRGPWPCFAWRRNTKSPAITRKM is encoded by the coding sequence ATGGCAACCAGCGACTGGGAGATAGGCATCATGTTTTTACTACAGACACTATTTGGAATCCTCGGgaatttctctcttctctaccATTATCTCTTTCTTCATCTCACAGAATACAGGCTGAGGCCTGCAGATCTGATCCACAGGCACCTGACTGTTGCCAATTCCTTAGTCATTCTGTCTAAAGCAGTTCCCGAAACAATGGCAGCTTTCGGGTTGAAGCATTTTCTCGGGGATATTGGATGCAAACTTGTTTTCTATATTTACAGCGTGAGCAGGGAAGTGTCTGTGGGCACCACCTGCCTCCTGAGCGTCCTCCAGGCCATCACCATCAGCCCCACAAACTCCAGGTGGGCACCGCTTAAAGCAAAAGCAGCCAAGCACATGGGCACCTCCGCCTTCTTCTGCTGGGCTCTGCACATGATGATAAATAGTATGGTTCCTGTGTATGTGACTGGCAAGctgaacaacaaaaatatcacAAAGAGGAGAGACTATGGCTACTGTTCCTCTGTCCTTCATGAAAGAATCGCAAAGTCACTGTATATAGTGTATTTGGTATTGGGATTGTTCCATGATGTTTTCTGTTTGGGGCTTATGATCTGGGCGAGCGTTTCCATAGCCCTCATTCTGTACAGGCACAAGCAGCAGGTCGGATACATCCACAGCAACAGTCTCTCCCCCAGATCCTCTGAGTCCAGGGGCACCCAGAGCATCCTTGTCCTGGTGAGCACCTTTGTGTCTTTTTATTCCCTCTCCTCCACCTTTCACATTTGTTCAGCTCTTTTTAACAGACCCAGTTTGTGGCTGGTGAAGAGCACTACACTGCTTGCTGTGTGTTTCCCAGCTGTCAGCCCCTACGTTCTCATGAGCCATGACTCCAGAGGGCCCTGGCCCTGTTTTGCCTGGAGAAGGAACACAAAATCCCCTGCAATtaccagaaaaatgtaa